The stretch of DNA ATTATTTTTTAAAATTGGTCCTGGTAGTGGTAAACGATTACTTGTTATACTAAGAATCAAAGCACATAGAAAAGAAAATCCCATTGATGTGGTGTCTTTCCAATTAAATATTTCCTTAGCCAAGATATAGCAGCCCATGCCTGAAGCCGCAAAGACAACCCCAGCTAATAGTCTTACTTTAAAAGTAAACCTCACGAGTGCATATGCTGCCATGGATCCAAATACCACGGCAATCAAACTAGCAGCTATAGATATCCAAACTGAATTGAAAAAAGTTCCGAAGAAATTACCTCGACTACCAGAAAATGCATCACTCCAAGCATCTAATGTTGGTTCAAAGTCAATCCAGGGTAAGTAAGTTGGTCCACCAGTAACGGCAATTGGTGATTTGAATGATGTGACAAATATCCAATAGAGTGGGAATAGAGTGAATATTAGCCAAGCAATACATAAAATTTGGGTAATGATTTTTTGATTTGAATTTTTATTCATGACTTTTTCTCAACGTCTTTTCTCGATTTGGGGTTTTAATATAACCATGTAAATCAATCCAAAAATGATGATAAAAATCAGAAATAAAAAGCTTATCGCAGAAGTGTAGCCGAGATTAAACTTCTTTAATCCTTCTTGATAAGCGAAAAGAGTCAGTGTTTCTGTAGCGATACCCGGCCCTCCTCCTGTCATGATATAAACTGTATCTATAATTTTAAAAGCCTCTACAATACGAATAAATATAACCGCAGCTGACAGAGGCAAAAGCATTGGGAAAGTGATTCCTAAAAACATTTGTAAAGAGGAGGCATTCTCTAACCGAGCTGCTTCAAAAATATCAGCAGGTAAAGACTGCAAACCAGCAAGCATCATTAAGATAACAAATGGAGTCCATTGCCAAACTTCCACAGTTATCAGAGACCCATAACTCCAAATATTTTCAGTAAGAAAAGGTGGATTCGCATAGCCAAAGAATGTAAATACTTGGTTTAAGGGACCGAACTGTTGATTGAACATAGTCTTCCATAACAATGCTACTGCAATTGGTGTCATCAGCATTGGTAGAAGAAAAGTAATTCGATAGAGTTTCTCTCCTGCAACTTTACTATGTAATGCCAGCGCGATAGCGAACCCCAAAATATATTGTAAAGTTACAGATACAAAAACAAAAATACTTGTATTTCCAATGACAGACCAAAATCTTTCTTGTCCAAATAGTTTAGTGTAGTTTCCAAAACCAATGTATTTAGGAGGTAATGGTGGAACAAGTCTGGAGTTTTGAAAACTCAAGTCCAGAGTGTAGACAAGCGGGAAAAGTGTAACAAGCAAGACAACTAGCGTAGCCGGCCAAATGAAAACATGACGAGACCAATCTCTCATAATTAGGTTCCGGTATTGAGTAGTGATTGGATTTCAGTATTTGTTGGCATAGCAGGAGCCGTTCCTGTCTTGGTTACCGACAGGGCCGCTGTAGCAGACCCAAATAAGATGGCATCACGCAGGGACTTACCACTGGCTAAGGCATGTGCAAATCCGCCATTGAAGGCGTCTCCTGCTCCGGTCGTTTCAACAACTTTCCCAGTCATATCGAAGGCTGGGATGTGTTCATCTAATTCATCATTAAGCACATAGCAACCTTTCTCACCTAGGGTGATTAAGGCGGTACCAACACCCATCTCGCGTAATTTCAAAGCTGCTTTTCTAGCATCATTGGCATCATTCACCTGAATACCTGTGAATGATGAGGCCTCCGTTTCATTGGGAGTTGCATAATCTGCGAGAGCAAAGATCTCTAAGGGGACTTCCGTAGCGGGCGCTGGGTTGAGAATGGTTGGAACACCATGAGCTTTGGCAATCTCCAATCCTCGATTAACAGCAGGTGAAGAGACCTCAAAGTTAGTCATGAAGACCGATGCTTCAGCGATTCTGGAGGTCGCTTGCTCTACATGCTCTGGGCCAAGTAATCCAGCAGCTCCGATCACGACAATGATCGCATTATTGCCGGTAACATCATCAATAATAATATCCGCAGCTCCCGTGTCCTGTTCTTCTGTGCGGAAAACATACTCGGTGTTGACGCCTTCAGTGGAATACAAATCAAGAGCGATTTTTGCGAAGGCATCTTCACCAAGCATTGCAATGAAGCTAACTTCTGCCCCAGCTCTTTTGGCAGCTATCGCCTGATTAGATCCCTTCCCCCCAGGTCCAAGTTTAAATAGGGGACCAATCACTGTTTCGCCCATCACAGGCATTCTTGGTGTGCGGAAGGCGAGATCAGCAACGAAAATACCTAAAATTACGACTGGCTTCATGTGTTGCTCTCAAACTTATTGAAGATTGTCAGACTACGTTCCCGTCTGGATCTAAGACCCCTTTTACCAAGACAAAGCAGCCATAGGGTCTCCTCTCATTTCCAGCACAAACGACAGCGTATGCATTGCGTGCTCTCTCGTAAAAGGCAAAGCGTTCAATCGAACCCATTTTCCACTGATCGCCTGAGGTCTCTTTCACGACTCGTTTCATATCCGTGTGACAAGGGACCAACTCATCAGGATTCCCCACGACTTCCATCCTTAGCACAGCATGCTCAACGAAGCTATCCAGCGGGAAAACGGAAAGAATCGCCCCTGCTGTCTCAGGGATATCGACCCCGTTCATGTTGATCAACTCACCGGTGACAGTATGTGCAGCAACTGATGCTGATGGAAAATTGCAGTCAGCCAGGATCAATTCATCTCCATGACCCATAGAGCGAAGAATGTAAAGCAGATCAGCGCTTAGCAGCGGATGAATGTTTTTCAGCATGTTGCCTCCCAAAGAAAACTTTTAAGTGATTCAATTAAAAAAAACAGATTTAGATCATACTTTTTCAATCAAGCCAATCCCCAATTTTTGAATTCTTCTCGTCGCACATAAGAAACCTGCGCTCCTGAACGCTGAACGCTGGCAGCCGCAGCTCGATTTGCCAACTCTGCTGCTTGCCAAAGATCTTGATGCCTTACCCATTCGGCTGCAAATACCCCCACAAAAGCATCCCCGGCACCGAGAGTACTGACAACAGGAACTTTAGAGGCTTGAAGGTGATCGACAACCTCTGCATTGCTCAATAAGACACCTTTTTCTCCAAGAGTGATTAAGACATTTGGGCAATGTTTGTGAAGCTGCTGTGCTGCTATTTCTGCGTCTTGAGGATTTTGGATTTCAAGGCCAGTTAAGGCAGAGGCTTCCACTTCATTGACGACTAGCATGTTGATCCAATCCCACCATGACTTAGGAATGTTGGCAACAGGTGCAGCATTTAAAAGGACAGGCACGTCAAAATTCAGAGCCATTCTTCCAACAGCATTAACTGTTTCGAATGGAATTTCTAGTTGCTGAACCACCAAGCCAATGTCTTTCCAGAATGCGGGATCTGGCTTGAGAAAATCAGATGTAACATATTTGTTTGCTCTTGAAATCACAACAGCCTGGTAGCGACCGAACTGGTCAACAAAGTCAAGCGCTAGGCCTGACCCGATAGGGTGAGTTTGCAGAAGATCTAAATTCACCCCGGCACTGAGCATGGCCTCTCGCAAGATGGTTCCTGCCTCATCTTCACCAAGACAACCAACGAATTGGGTCTGTGTGCCCCACAAAGAGGCTGCAACTGCTTGATTGGAACCCTTACCACCAGGGTGCTCTTCATATCCTTGCCCCATGATTGTTGCTCCAACAGCAGGTAACTGATCAACGTAGACCATCCTGTCCAAGTTAGCGGCACCAACAACCAAAACTCGTTTTTTCAGAGTTCCTCCATTTCTTCGAAAGTTTTCAAAATGTCATGATCTGATTGCCAGTTGCCCAATCCTTTAGCTTCTAGATCAGCGGCCTGATTCCACCAACGAGTACAACGTCGAATGTTGGCTTCTGCCTCACGAACGGGATCTTCATTGATTGGAAATGTGTCAAAGTACAGGTGCCCATCATATTGAATACGTTGAAGCCAGAGGAGGCATTCCAGAGTCTGTTGTGGATGAACAGAACCAAGCAGCATCCCATCTTCGCAGCCTGGACGCACAAAACCATCGTTGAGCTGCATGCCCCAGAGTTTCTTATGCTTTCCAACCAGTGCCACAGACTGAGCAGGGTTTTCTCCTGCCATCAGGCAGTGACCAAAATCTAGTGTGAGTCCCATGTTCTCACGGTCAACCTCTAATATCATCAACAATCCAGCCCCTGTGGTGTTCTGTATGAAATAACGGCGTGGCTCCGTTGGTTTCGGTTCCAATGAAACCCTAAGTTCTGGAAAAACATCACAGACTTCTCGGAAACTCTGAACAACGTACTGCCAAAGTTCACTGTAATTTACTTGGAGAGGGTAGTCATAGCCGTCATAGGCAGGCCAGACAATCAATTCTTTCGCACCTAGCTCCCTTGCCCATTGACCGGCATTCAAGGTCAGCTGGATTGCTTCACGCCGAAGTGATGCAACTGGATTTGTGAAAGCACCCAAGCTGAAATGCTTTGGATATCTCAGACAAACTGCTCCAGTCGATAACCCTGCTTCAGAAAGAGCGATCTTAACTTCAGAGAGTGAATAGCCTTCCAAGTGTTCAGGGTAGTTGAAATCAACAAGTTCAAGCCCAGTGATTGTCCCCTGTCGATGAATCCAACCAATGAGATCTTCTCGACCTTCCCAAAGTTCAGGCTTTGATTTCATTGAATTGAGACGTGAAGCAAATGCTGGTGGGATAACTGATGACATCGTAGGTGGATTATGAAGGTTAGTTGAAATTTAATAATTACAGATAACAAGAATATAAATGATCGAATTAGTGGGTTTAATGAACTGAAACAAGCCTTTTCAAAACTGTTCTCAGTTTTTTACGGGCCTGTCTGAGGCTAAAGCTATAAAAGTAAAGACACCTAATTCTTTGGGTAAGCAGGTTGAAACTTGAAATTCTTATTAGAGAAGAGTTTTGTACTGGTTCTTGTTTATTCGTTAAAGCATCGCCGATAGCAAGCTTTGTTGCAGTTTGGTAGTTTGAAAAAGTTTCTGCCAAACTTGCCAGATAATCCCCATCCTAGAGGTTCGCCATGAAACGCCTGTTGCCAATCTTGATTGCTACAATTTTTAGTGCATCTGCACTCCTCGTCGCGGGCACAGTGCAAGCTACAGAGTTTACTCTCAAGCTTCACCATTTTTTGGGCCCAAAAGCCCCTGCTCACTCAAAGATGCTGGTGCCTTGGGTTAAGAAAGTTGAAGAACTGTCGAATGGAAGAGTGGAAATTGACATATATCCAGCAATGTCGCTGGGTGGCAAGCCTCCTCAGCTAATCCGTCAGGTTCGTGATGGAGTGGTCGATCTTGTTTGGACAGTCAATGGCTACACTCCGGGCTTGTTCCCTCGTACAGAAGTTTTTGAACTCCCATTTATCCATACGAATGATCCAGTGGCAACAAATCTTGCCATACGCGAAATGTTTGATGAGGATCTTGTGGAAGAATATCGGGGCCTCAAAGTAATGTTTCTGCATGTGCATCAGGGACAAGCGATCCACATGGTAAATAAGGTCATCCGCAAACCGAGTGACTTCAATGGTACCAAGATGCGCATTCCAACCAGGACAGGCGCCTGGGTTTTGGAAGCAATGGGAGCAGCTCCTGTTTCAATGCCAGTTCCCGGTCTGCCACAAGCTCTCTCCAAGAAAGTTGTTGACGGTGCTCTAATCCCCTGGGAAATAATTCCACCATTGAAGCTCCAGGATATGACAAAGTACCAGATTGAAGGTGAAAATATGACCCGCTTTGGTACAACGACCTTCCAAGTGTCTATGAATCAAGGGACATGGGATAAATTGCCCAAAGATCTTCAGGATGTTTTCCTGCAGGTCTCCAACGAAGCTTGGGTCAGAGAAGTTGGCGAAGTTTGGCATGGTACTGACCTTTTTGGCATCGGTGTAGCTACCAAAGCAGGTAAT from SAR324 cluster bacterium encodes:
- a CDS encoding carbohydrate ABC transporter permease → MNKNSNQKIITQILCIAWLIFTLFPLYWIFVTSFKSPIAVTGGPTYLPWIDFEPTLDAWSDAFSGSRGNFFGTFFNSVWISIAASLIAVVFGSMAAYALVRFTFKVRLLAGVVFAASGMGCYILAKEIFNWKDTTSMGFSFLCALILSITSNRLPLPGPILKNN
- a CDS encoding sugar ABC transporter permease; the protein is MRDWSRHVFIWPATLVVLLVTLFPLVYTLDLSFQNSRLVPPLPPKYIGFGNYTKLFGQERFWSVIGNTSIFVFVSVTLQYILGFAIALALHSKVAGEKLYRITFLLPMLMTPIAVALLWKTMFNQQFGPLNQVFTFFGYANPPFLTENIWSYGSLITVEVWQWTPFVILMMLAGLQSLPADIFEAARLENASSLQMFLGITFPMLLPLSAAVIFIRIVEAFKIIDTVYIMTGGGPGIATETLTLFAYQEGLKKFNLGYTSAISFLFLIFIIIFGLIYMVILKPQIEKRR
- the rbsK gene encoding ribokinase; translated protein: MKPVVILGIFVADLAFRTPRMPVMGETVIGPLFKLGPGGKGSNQAIAAKRAGAEVSFIAMLGEDAFAKIALDLYSTEGVNTEYVFRTEEQDTGAADIIIDDVTGNNAIIVVIGAAGLLGPEHVEQATSRIAEASVFMTNFEVSSPAVNRGLEIAKAHGVPTILNPAPATEVPLEIFALADYATPNETEASSFTGIQVNDANDARKAALKLREMGVGTALITLGEKGCYVLNDELDEHIPAFDMTGKVVETTGAGDAFNGGFAHALASGKSLRDAILFGSATAALSVTKTGTAPAMPTNTEIQSLLNTGT
- a CDS encoding RbsD/FucU domain-containing protein, which translates into the protein MLKNIHPLLSADLLYILRSMGHGDELILADCNFPSASVAAHTVTGELINMNGVDIPETAGAILSVFPLDSFVEHAVLRMEVVGNPDELVPCHTDMKRVVKETSGDQWKMGSIERFAFYERARNAYAVVCAGNERRPYGCFVLVKGVLDPDGNVV
- a CDS encoding ribokinase, yielding MVVGAANLDRMVYVDQLPAVGATIMGQGYEEHPGGKGSNQAVAASLWGTQTQFVGCLGEDEAGTILREAMLSAGVNLDLLQTHPIGSGLALDFVDQFGRYQAVVISRANKYVTSDFLKPDPAFWKDIGLVVQQLEIPFETVNAVGRMALNFDVPVLLNAAPVANIPKSWWDWINMLVVNEVEASALTGLEIQNPQDAEIAAQQLHKHCPNVLITLGEKGVLLSNAEVVDHLQASKVPVVSTLGAGDAFVGVFAAEWVRHQDLWQAAELANRAAAASVQRSGAQVSYVRREEFKNWGLA
- a CDS encoding TIM barrel protein, which produces MKSKPELWEGREDLIGWIHRQGTITGLELVDFNYPEHLEGYSLSEVKIALSEAGLSTGAVCLRYPKHFSLGAFTNPVASLRREAIQLTLNAGQWARELGAKELIVWPAYDGYDYPLQVNYSELWQYVVQSFREVCDVFPELRVSLEPKPTEPRRYFIQNTTGAGLLMILEVDRENMGLTLDFGHCLMAGENPAQSVALVGKHKKLWGMQLNDGFVRPGCEDGMLLGSVHPQQTLECLLWLQRIQYDGHLYFDTFPINEDPVREAEANIRRCTRWWNQAADLEAKGLGNWQSDHDILKTFEEMEEL
- a CDS encoding TRAP transporter substrate-binding protein; translation: MKRLLPILIATIFSASALLVAGTVQATEFTLKLHHFLGPKAPAHSKMLVPWVKKVEELSNGRVEIDIYPAMSLGGKPPQLIRQVRDGVVDLVWTVNGYTPGLFPRTEVFELPFIHTNDPVATNLAIREMFDEDLVEEYRGLKVMFLHVHQGQAIHMVNKVIRKPSDFNGTKMRIPTRTGAWVLEAMGAAPVSMPVPGLPQALSKKVVDGALIPWEIIPPLKLQDMTKYQIEGENMTRFGTTTFQVSMNQGTWDKLPKDLQDVFLQVSNEAWVREVGEVWHGTDLFGIGVATKAGNEHITLSAAETAEFKKVLKPVVDRWVKEVSGSGIDGKSLVSKARELVAKYSK